The sequence below is a genomic window from bacterium.
CGTTTCAACCAGATAGCTCCCAAAAGCCCGGCAAACAACCCGGCGACGCCAAGATAGAAGAATGCTGGATTGGCGTTTTCAATTGCGAGCAAACCGAAACCCCATTGTCCGGTGGGGAGGCGCGAGTATGTGGAACTGATCGCGGTGCCGAACAGAATCAGGGCAATCGCTTGTAGCCGTAACAAACGAGGGAGCAATTCATTGGCAATCGCAAGGTGTTCGGGACGGCGCCCCCGTGATAACCATGCGATGACCGCTGGTAAGAAAACTGCTACGGAAACCAGCCACAGTTGTAGAATGTAAAATACAATCCAAATGTATAACCGGATGCCTTCCACCTTTCCTCCTGAATTGAGGGAACAAGTTAAGAAAACATGAGTTCGCGAACAAACTTTCGCTTTTGGTACGTTTGGTTTGGTATTACTTCAGGTAGGTAACGGGACGGGTTACTTGTTGATTGGGTGTCGATAACCGGACGAAATAGGTACCGGTGGAAAGTTGCTTTGGATTCCAGATGAGTGTACTTCTTCCTGCAGTTAATCTACTGTTGGTCAAGGTCGCCACTTTACGTCCGGTGATATCAAACACTGCAACCATTGCATCCGTTGCTTGCGGCAGTGAAAATTGAATCGTAGTCGAATTATTGAACGGATTCGGATAAGCGGGTAACAACTCAATCGAATTCGGCAGTGAGTATGTAACATGACCCGGATCACCAATCTCATTCTGCGGGAATACTGGAGTAGTACGGAAGGGGAAAGGATTGACCCAAGTAGGAACCATCACTCCGGTTCCGTTCGGATTCCATGGATGGCGAGGTCCTGAAGCATTTCCCCAGTAACAATCGGGGACAAACAGTGAATCAATGTTTGGGGGTACACCTGCCGCGATAAAGTTTGCACAGTTGACAAAGTCAGTATTTCGAATTGTAACTTGATCTTGAGGATAGCCGTGATTCATTGTTAACACTAAAGGCGTATTTTCAAAACGACAGCTATCGATGTCGGTAAAGCTGCTTGCAATCACTCTTTGCATTACTCCGATATTTCGAAAAATGACATGACGCATTCGTAGATTGAGGTATGAGTCGATTATCGCAAACCCGTTACCGGAAGCGGTGTAGCAATTTTGAAACACGCAATTTTCAATATTAAATGGCGAAATCGAGTTGGATTCGATAATTGGTATGCCAGGACCAGCTCGGCAGGAATCAAAAATACAGTTTCGAACTACTTTCTGATGTTGATTTTGGCTTGCGTTGATAATTGAATAAACTGCAGTGCGATAAAAATGTGATCCACTAATTTCAAACGTTCCATCTACTGACAATCCCCAACTATCGAAAGAAAAGTAACTGTCTGAAATCTTTGTTGAATCACCGCGGATATAGATAGTCGGAAACCCCGGATAGCGATATGCGCGACCTGTTATTGAGCATCGCATGATTTCGATTGAGCCATAGAAATTCTGAATATAAGGTCGTCCACCTGACCAATCGCCAAAGAAGCGGCAATCCTCAAAAACAAAGCGTGATCCGTTAGCACTATGGATATAAGAATCGCCATAATTCGCCGTTGAGTCGAAAGTCCCTTCAAACCAGCAGGCTTGAAAAACAGCGTGAAGCGAATCGCCGCGCAGAATTCTTACGCCTTGCCGTGGATCACCAATCGGCAGAAAACGAATCCCTGCTAAGGTTAATCGTTCGTGGCGAGCCACTGTCGTAAATAAAGAGTCTTCCGGCGACCATTGCGTTGTAGCAATCGATGCCGAGTCGTGAGTAAATATCCAATTTGAAGCAAAGGTTAAGGAATGGGGGACGGGAACAACTTCGTGATAATGGCCGGTGGCAAGAACTATAGTATCACCTCTCATCGAAGCTGAAACCGCTTCGGTGATATTCGCGTGTTGGCTGGGAACCCGCAGTAATTCGCCCCAGCCAACGGTCGCGCAAGCTATAAACGCGAAAAAACAAATTG
It includes:
- a CDS encoding T9SS type A sorting domain-containing protein translates to MKQRLTICFFAFIACATVGWGELLRVPSQHANITEAVSASMRGDTIVLATGHYHEVVPVPHSLTFASNWIFTHDSASIATTQWSPEDSLFTTVARHERLTLAGIRFLPIGDPRQGVRILRGDSLHAVFQACWFEGTFDSTANYGDSYIHSANGSRFVFEDCRFFGDWSGGRPYIQNFYGSIEIMRCSITGRAYRYPGFPTIYIRGDSTKISDSYFSFDSWGLSVDGTFEISGSHFYRTAVYSIINASQNQHQKVVRNCIFDSCRAGPGIPIIESNSISPFNIENCVFQNCYTASGNGFAIIDSYLNLRMRHVIFRNIGVMQRVIASSFTDIDSCRFENTPLVLTMNHGYPQDQVTIRNTDFVNCANFIAAGVPPNIDSLFVPDCYWGNASGPRHPWNPNGTGVMVPTWVNPFPFRTTPVFPQNEIGDPGHVTYSLPNSIELLPAYPNPFNNSTTIQFSLPQATDAMVAVFDITGRKVATLTNSRLTAGRSTLIWNPKQLSTGTYFVRLSTPNQQVTRPVTYLK